A stretch of DNA from Labrus mixtus chromosome 6, fLabMix1.1, whole genome shotgun sequence:
agttGAGATCTCCAGAAACCACCATACATGACTCCTTATCAAGGGAAAAACTGGTTAAAACTAAACATATGGATGCATGTTCGCTTTGGGTTTCAATaaatctgaaacaaaaaacatagaataatataattataaatGGTTACTCTGTGCTTTATGACCATCGTTGGATTTTAGATCTGAGCTGGcgctgaagctttttttttgcattgactGAAGAGTTCTTGAAATGCAAACTTTTATGGTACTTAGAAAACATCAGGAGATCAAAATATTCAAAGGACACAAAGTCAAAAGATCCTTCATACATCTTGCATCAGCTGGAGTGTGATGCAGCAACAGATCCTGTTTAATCTAAACACTGACATCTGAATCTGTCCTATACCTGCCCATCAAGCTGTTTAAACATCAACGCAGCAGCATCCTGGTCCACCTCACCATTAGTGCAATGAGTCTATAAATAACAGGGAGGCTACGTCAGACTCACGCTAACTGTTTGGAGCAGGATTATCTGTAAATAACAGATAATTGATTTACATCGCAACAAACTTTCTGTCATCACCGGCTGCAGCTCAGAAACTTTGCTGAGTCACTGGAGGTCATCGAAGACTTTGTAGAGTGACGCACAAATCCAGCTTTAAATATCGCCACACTACATACGGTACAAGCCTATGAGGAGGAAGCTGAGGAGTTTACACGTTTCACAGGAAGCTGGTTTGATGAGTTCAGAGAGTATTTTTTGCCTCAATTGATTCCCCGATGTAAATCAGTGTACACACTCCCCAATTCAAGTCTCTGCAATTCAAGTTTTTGCAATACACAATCTGAAAAGTGCAAAATGAATGTTAAGTTacgttaaggaaacatgctatgttgaagtgctggcttctctgacaacaatgcagcagccagtatgtcctccttctaactttagattctgctcctgaatgctctggatttgtttggaccagagaaggtaggcggttttaaggcgacccccccccacacggcccgttttggacgcccctcggtttgccagatatgagagcagttatcaggtcaacaggtgttgcagtgatggaagcgttcaagagaagtggttcagatagaagtgattgtacccgacctaaaaagcctctgcatgtttctaataagctccacgagcagaaacgtgctcaaactaggatcaatattggagatgcttttgaaaaatggagagaggttagaacacagaaaggtttacagacccatgcagagctggataaacactgaagcttcagagtccaccacatggtgacctgagtgagcatggagtctagagaggagggggggggggagctctctgcaatgtttagaatttggactgcagtacccattttaaccactaggggtcagagttacatactgctcctttaacagtGAATTGAAGCAGATTTGGTGATTTTGTGGAGTCGTCATTTCAGGAAAATCTTCTtcatccaacaacaacaacaaaatatcatATACAATTGTGTCCATGTTGGGTTGAGATGAACTTAAACAACGTCATAGAGAGCAGTGTGGTGTGCAAAGACTGACATGACACACATCAAGGTTGTAAAGGTCACGTAGATGGCCTCAAGAAGAGCCAGCAGAGAGACCTCGGCACGGTTTTTAATGACATGGAGAGTTGAGCATCATTGATCTTTACAATCTTTTAACATAAACTGAGACGTAACATCTCCAACATCGTGGtacaaaacaatatttacaaagtaAGCCTCAAAATATTCTGTACAATTCTTTTGTTACTGCCGTGAATATCATGCAGTTATGCTTAATATAAGCTGGTTTgcaaacagaagaataaatgtgtttcctGATATGTgcatcaaaaaacatttcataaacttaaaaataaagtcTGTTCATTTTGTGGGTTTGATTCCTTTAACTCCAACAGGCTCATTTCcatcagagggagggaggagtcaCCGGAGTCCAGGCTGACGGTAGTTGCCCGTGGGGTGACGTGTCATAATGAGCTGCGTCATGCACCTCTGTGCCGCCGTCATACATGGGAGAGCCAGAGGAGGGCACTGTGGCCGAGTGGGTCAGGCTCGGGTAGTGGCTGCTCGACCCTCGGAGGAACTGGGAGctcaggctgctgctgttgtttatcCCCCCGTTCTGGGACACGGGAGTCAGGGGCGAGTTACTCACAGACCACAGGCCGGTGTACTGACTGCACAAAGACAAGGAGAGAAAACGATCTTACTCATCTCCTCTCAGGCGGTGAGGAAGTGTTACATTTTAGTCCTCGCTTACTGGATATGTtgctgagctgcagagagagttGAGGGAATATTTGCAtgaagtgcaaaataaaaaatactggaTGAAAAGCAGAATGAGGAAATACACAAAAAGGTATCTGCAATAACACAGATTAATGCTCCATAAAGTAGTTGAACTTGATCATAATCCCCTCGATAGAGAACTTCAGATGTTTTACGTCATGGAGAAGaaagaggttttcttttttaagcaaCTGTAACTCATTTAACCTCAGAGATAAACAGTTAGTTTGCTTGTTTTGTTCTGGAGGTCTCAAAGGTCCCCTGAgtctcattcatttatttaactgtTTGTATTCTCTCTGTTCTAAAtttgtattttgatttatttctttacctTCATGTAGTGTTggagtcaagaccacactaaccgagaccaagacatacctgagatgAGGgtgctcagagacagagacaagaccaagacatttagggatcgagaccaagtcaagactaagaccacgaccaagaccaagaccaagaccaagaccaggaccataaatatctctgaaaaatcctcatcttgtgagCAGCGggcatgtcactcacttagaccgtaacaccgggaaggttgcggccgtaaccgggggataaaaatctaactaTGAATaaatttaagttatttgttcttttaggaGAAGGAGTTTttctgtcagtggtggtcttgaccggttttgatttaaaatcaggaGTCCGCCTAGTCTGAGACtcagacaagaccgagtaaaaatgctttcgagaCGAGACCTTAAAAAAAGTGGACTCAACTGACTTGGTCAGTACTAGAACACTATAACTTCATGTATGTGGGTGTTGGGGGTGAGTGACTCACAaaagagtaaaaacacaaacctggAGTGGGTGGCGGAGGTCGGATTGTGGGTCATGGGCATCATGCTGGAGTGTGTCGACATCTGCAGACCGGACCAGTTCTCGTGGCTCGAGAGCATCGACAGACAGGCGGACGAGTTATCTGAGTAACCGactacaacacagaaacacaacgtGGGTTCATCACAAACTGTTATCACATAAataagtcttttattttgaaggagctGGTGTCAGTTTCATTTAAGTGAACGGACTATGTTACTGTAACAGACGATTTAAACAATGTAATGTTTGCATAAACGCACCTGAAGCCACAGGGAGATTTGTATTAATCAGCTTCATGCAGATTGGGTTAtaccaaagactgtaaatattaacagaaagcctgagtgacatcagggggcgctggagtcccatcgatggcggtctccatgctggaaatgctgtctcagtctaactttcagtcaacctaacgacaggctgagagctggagctgaggcgggttttaaacctcctgacaaaccgttacaccgcgcccacctgtcaatcaggtcagctacacgccttattgtgaataactcttatccttcatcaaatcaaaactgatgagtcatcaaaacattcaccccccgtacagtgtgtgtccatcgagacatgagctaatcacacctatttggttttttgaaccaggctgtaaacatgttaatctctgctgtaaaaacaggctttttagaatgggtgtgtatgtgacttcctgttgcttctgcagccagcctctagtggacactccaggaactgcagggtttttaaCTTCTCATCTACTTCATCTTTTAACAcgggaggttgctgcttgggttATACCAACCAGGGGAAAAGCCAGCTCAAATATGGGACTTCAAAAAACAATAGTTTTATTCATTCTAgtgcaggggtgggcaactggtggcCCGGGgcccacatgcggcccccatcaaccctcaacgtggccctcaggtcaatttttagatataaatgaattgtaaacatgaagaaaacatgacaaaatctgccatgaaatcagtaagaaatatgtccataataatatttgatcactggtatatgttgagttaaatttgagacataattgactgtaattgttttgtattctacaatttggacctctggcagtgagaattaaatgaatgtggctctTGCTGTGACAAAAGTTGCCCAATCCCTGTTATAGAGCCAGAGGTTTGATTTGTATCTGCAATATTACCTTCATAAGTTACTTAATAAAATATCAATACTTGGCTTTTGTGTATAAGAAGAATAATCCAACACAAAATATTGCAATATTCTGCTGCATcgtgtttttttcccaccactGGAATATTCCCTCCAAACATTCCTGCGTCTGACGCCCGAGCATTTACAGCTCTGTGGCTCCACTCACACAAAAGCCAGAGGAATGCAAGACATCCCACGCTCAGTGGCGTTTGTTTGAGCTTCTTGTTAATAGCCGGGCAGGAAGTGATGAAACTCCTGGATGCATGAAGGTTAAAAGGTGGAGGAGCTGGACACTCACTGGGCGAGGTGGTGCGATGGCTGTACGGACTGGTGTAGGGGACGGAGCGCTGGTTCCTCAGGGTGGAGTAGCGCTCACAGCCGTGGGACGGAGAGAGGGCGATGGGGGTCACGTACTGGCTGTGAGGGCTGGAGGGAGGGCAGAGAGAGCCGGAGCCCGGGAGAAACCAACCACCTACTGAcgccacagaggaggaggagacacatgatgaagacaccTGAGCTTTAAAGATGAGAAACTGTGGATTCATGTaaacatataaaaaacacaaaacatataAAAGAATACTAACATTGAGAGTAAGCTGACTGCTGGTTTTCGTTGGCCTCTTCTCTCAGGTCCTTGCTATcaactctgaaaaaaataaatgattcaacTTTGAGATAACTgaaagaaattattattttttttgttgtgaacactttgtgttttcttacctcTCCTTCGCATCCAGGAAGGCCTTGGCAAAAGGGTTGTGCTTTATTTTCAGAGAAGTTACCTAAAATCAAAATATACACATCAAACAGAttgaaaaagataaagatgtaattattttaaacatgttactTCTGAGaactttttttgactttttcccaattttgtcttttcttagaatttgaggaaattaaaaaactaaacaagagtaaaaacatgaaacctAATAATCTATAGTAAATTctcaaaggaaacacaaagaccagGTTAAAGTTAACACTTCGATCTTCCAAACACCTTCTCTACTtctcagaaaataaaagcctcatgTGGACAAGAGAGAGCATTTGGctataaacactaagagcagAGCATCTGGGATATATATGGTTTAATGTTATATAACCAATGTTATTGTGTCTCCATgtcaaatatacaaataaatacaaataaatgacttCCTGTACAGGTTGTGGACAGTCAACTAAATGCTATAAGATCCGTGCGTAAATTACGCACAATTACGCACGGATTTTGCGCATAAAAGAAACATTGTTACCTtgatttttcaaataaatatcacTGATATTTGTTTAAGGTTTTAATGCCCACCTCTTCGTTTTGATACGCTGTCACTGCAATGAACTGTGTCTCCGGGAACGAGTGGCTGGTGATCATCCTCCTCGGGCCTCCAACCCGGACTATGTGGATGCGTGGCTCGTACTTATGTAAGGAGTTTAGCATGATCTGAAAACAAGCGACAGGAAGATGGTTATTTTACGAGTGATGATTTCAACCTGATTCTTCTACAAGTTTTCCAATAATATGGAAAAGAACAGGCAGGCACTGGACTGTTTTAATCTGCAGAAAATAACAACATGGACCGATCACTTCGCTCCGTACCTGGCCTCCTCCGTTCAGTTTATTGGTGAGTTTGACTTTACTAAAGGAGACGGGAGCTTTCATCCAGTGCGCCCCGAAGTTTGGAGAGTCCGGATGGATGTACACACAGCTGGGAGTCTGAGGTTCAGGTTTCCCACCGGGGATCCACTCCCCGTTCACGTATTTCCACCTGTGGTTGTCCGCGGAGACGAAGTCCAGCAGGATAGAATACATGGCGTTCGGGTCCAATCCGGACACGTTCACTTTGAGCACCGGAAACATGcgccttcattttttaacaaaacaaatttgtTACAATTGAGCAATAAAAAGTTAGAAATCTCAacataaatagatttttttttaaaaacaagaaaaaataaatacgataaacaaaaaaagtgataaaCAAAGATATAAACTCATACTAATGTCATTGCATGCCTCCAGattaatgtatttaaagttaTACTCAATTTAAAAGTTAGTTATGTCACATGAATATCAGAGAAAACCCGAAATAATTATTCTTATCTCAGCTCACCTGCCGTTCTTTGTAACAATCATTTCATTCGTGAGATCTTTAAATTGGTGCCAAAGCTCGCTCTCATCCAGAGACACTTTCAGCTCCCTCTCCGTGGGGTCTCCCTTCTCGCTGCCGGCCTGCAGCTCACTCTCCACGGCGCTGAGGAGGTGGTCCACCCGGTGCGGACTGGCCTTCCCCGGACACTCTCCTGCGCCTGCGCTCATCCTGTCCAACAGCTCCAGGGTGGAAAAGTTAAAATCACAGATCTATCCGATCAGAAGAAGTCTCTTCCAGAGTCTTTATCCCGCTTCTTAAGTCCCTACAAAGAGACTCATGAAGACCTCCTTCATATATAGTCCCGAGAGGAGCTCCATGTCAGGATGTGTGCTCGGAGCAGAGGTGGTTGGCTCATCCTTTCTTTTGATCTTTGCGGGctttgctctgattggctgagagcaGCCATATCACTGAGGTCCACAGGATGGCAGCGTTTTGAATAAAGCACTTTAACCAACTTTATGACATCAACCTGTAAATATTGACACTTAGATCAAAgccacacctgcagacagaaaagCGCAGCAGAGCGACCTGCAGGGATTTTACTGCACGTGGGTTTCCTCATTTCATCAACTCAGTGAACTACAATGATACTTAAGTTTCAGGACaaaaatgaactttaaatgtTGATTAACTGGATACATGCGTTAATTTTATCTTCAGTAATTTGCTATTTGTTCTGCACTAAAACCCCAaatcaaattccttgtgtgtgaatgcaataaaaaacgattctgattctgagagatggatggataaatatatggatggatgcacagatagatagatgaatggatggatggatgaggaatggatgcatggatggatggatggacggactgggggatggatggatggatataaaTGAGAGAAATAAACTCAATAGCAGAATGGATCGTAATTCACCTACAAGAatgaaataatattaaaatctGTATAAATCTACTGAAGAAAGTCCACAAAGTAACAATAATTCCctttaagaataaaaatgttttatttctgtcttcttttctcattttgagtttgaacagtttcccctcacctcctgtgtttcctcatgatAACCTCATGTCCACCAGTCTCTGTTTTTATCATGGTCTTTATGGGGGTCGTAGTGTTgcttgttgatttgttttgatgtaAAACAGAATGCTCTCCAACACCCACCACCCTCTgcacagcaccatcaccaggcagaggagtgtgttcagtgGCAGACTGCGGTCACAATCCTgctccacagacagactcaagaactcttttgtccccctggccatacgtctgtacaacacctcacggttatggcagggggaaagcacacacttggactaaatcttcctttttccatttcccatctgcacagctgtcccaagagtcagcctctagttggacactttaatgatcacctcaattacttaaatagcacctttaatttaatgtttgcactgactgttatttaatttaatgtctgtttttgataactctgcactatctgcttttaaaacattgctgtacatatataaacaacacaacttcagaaggtcaacactttttttattttttatattcaggtctaattacagatttttttcctcaactgtttaaaggttattgtttaaatgtcacatatatttttataccTGCACaggtcggttttgtggttaatttgtaacaaatgtttcatgtcatgtctttgtaacctgctactggatgctttgaatttccctcgggatcaataaagtatctatctatctatctatctaaagcCACATTATAATTGTATTAAagtaaagtttgattgattgactaaTTTAATACAAACCTTTAACAACGGTTTATGTGCAGAAAAAACGATGGCAACGTGttcatcatcacatcatttcTTCACCATTCATAAAGTTTAATGCAAGAATATTAAAACTATTATTTCAGATAACATCTACACATACATTTATTGTTTACACCAAGAAGTCTTATTTAACAGCTGAGAGACAATGACAAGAATACTGAATGTAGAttacaacaaatcaaaacaattacaCCTGCAGTCAATCCCGATAAGAGACGCTCTGATGTCACCTCTTCAGTAATCTGTGTAGTTTCTCCAAAACGTAAATCCACGGTCGATTATCTaaacagaagacaaaacaaattagactcttaaattaaaatgcaattaacAAATGTGAATCTGAGGAATCTTTTACCCCGACACTCTTCTGTTGACATAAATCTTCGATGGATAAAGGATCTGGGGGTTTTCGAGAGCATGGTGCTGTGACGCCGACGAGAGGCTCAGAACGTCGTTGACCGCTGGAAACAAAAGACATCCAGAGGGCAGAGAGATGATAAGTCTTCTGTCTACAACAAAGAAGGAGAGATATATATTTCAAGATGAGAGTCATCCTGCTCTAGCTGAGTAGCTGCACACCCATTGATCTGCAGGATATATGATGTCATATATTTGTTTGTGACACAAGACATGCACAAATCTGATCGCTCGCTTTCTTTGGGCACTTGGTAAATAGTaaacagacttgagcttgtatatttattttctagtcttctgactactcaaagtgctcaaaggtcacaccttcacattcacaccctgatggtagaggctgctgggtaaagtgaCTATTAGCTAGTCCAATGCATACACGTTTGTACGCGgccaacaaagcagcgggagcaacttggggttaagtgcaaggacacattggacatgtggctgcaggagcttaTGTCCGACTGTGAGTGCATAATCGTTCCagagaccttaaaaaaaaaaaaaaaaggtaggagAAATGTGGAAATGAAACACACCTGATCGAGGTCTTTCTGCTCGGCTGTTTGGGAGCTGCAGGTCGGCTGTTTTGGACACTTCCTGGTTGCTTCCGGGTGCAAAGGAGCGGCATCTTGATTTGGCTCGTCTTCCCATGTTTGGAGTCAATTCCTGGAAGCATCTATGGAAGAAGAACAATAACAACTCAAACTGATAACTCCATTAATAAACAGACTAACATGTGGTGCAGCGGTTTCACAAAAATAACTTTAGCGTGCTGGTAATTTGACTCGCTGTGACCTGTTGCCATGGAGGAttccaaagacaaaaacaaacattttaaaaaacagatagtTTGTGACAGCTACGTGTTAGCTACCATAGAGTCTCTgtggtgttgtgttgtgttgtgttgtgttgtgttgtgttgtggcTGGTTTTGTGTTACTAACCAGATCTGGGTCTCCTCCTCGCCCCTCCTGCCAGCTCAGAGAGTCTGCCTCCCTGTCCAGGAGTCTGGACACCAGCGTTCACAGcgagcagagaaaaacaaacctcgCATCAGTTTAAAGAGGAGTTGAAAGACTT
This window harbors:
- the tbxtb gene encoding T-box transcription factor T isoform X1, encoding MSAGAGECPGKASPHRVDHLLSAVESELQAGSEKGDPTERELKVSLDESELWHQFKDLTNEMIVTKNGRRMFPVLKVNVSGLDPNAMYSILLDFVSADNHRWKYVNGEWIPGGKPEPQTPSCVYIHPDSPNFGAHWMKAPVSFSKVKLTNKLNGGGQIMLNSLHKYEPRIHIVRVGGPRRMITSHSFPETQFIAVTAYQNEEVTSLKIKHNPFAKAFLDAKERVDSKDLREEANENQQSAYSQLGGWFLPGSGSLCPPSSPHSQYVTPIALSPSHGCERYSTLRNQRSVPYTSPYSHRTTSPIGYSDNSSACLSMLSSHENWSGLQMSTHSSMMPMTHNPTSATHSSQYTGLWSVSNSPLTPVSQNGGINNSSSLSSQFLRGSSSHYPSLTHSATVPSSGSPMYDGGTEVHDAAHYDTSPHGQLPSAWTPVTPPSL
- the tbxtb gene encoding T-box transcription factor T isoform X2 translates to MSAGAGECPGKASPHRVDHLLSAVESELQAGSEKGDPTERELKVSLDESELWHQFKDLTNEMIVTKNGRRMFPVLKVNVSGLDPNAMYSILLDFVSADNHRWKYVNGEWIPGGKPEPQTPSCVYIHPDSPNFGAHWMKAPVSFSKVKLTNKLNGGGQIMLNSLHKYEPRIHIVRVGGPRRMITSHSFPETQFIAVTAYQNEEVTSLKIKHNPFAKAFLDAKERVDSKDLREEANENQQSAYSQCGWFLPGSGSLCPPSSPHSQYVTPIALSPSHGCERYSTLRNQRSVPYTSPYSHRTTSPIGYSDNSSACLSMLSSHENWSGLQMSTHSSMMPMTHNPTSATHSSQYTGLWSVSNSPLTPVSQNGGINNSSSLSSQFLRGSSSHYPSLTHSATVPSSGSPMYDGGTEVHDAAHYDTSPHGQLPSAWTPVTPPSL